TTCAAACTGTCCTCTATACTTGGTTCCTGCAACAATAGAAGCAAGGTCAAGTGTAATTACACGCTTACCAAAAAGTACACGTGAAACCTGACGTTTAACTATGCGTAGGGCTAAGCCTTCTGCAATTGCTGATTTTCCCACACCTGGTTCGCCAATAAGAATAGGATTATTCTTTTTACGGCGACTGAGAATCTGAGCAATACGCTCTATCTCTTTTTCCCGTCCTACAATTGGATCTAGTTTGTTTTCTTCAGCCGCTCGAGTTAGATCAATTCCAAAGTTATCAAGTACAGGAGTATTTGAGTTAGATTTCTGACCAGAATTTGACTTTGAAGAAAAGATATCCTTCTCGTCATCATCATCATTAAAGTCGCTTTGCGCTTTTATCGTTTTAGACTCAAGGCGATGTTTCACCTTAACATAATCAACATCTTGATCAAAGAGCGAAATACTACCATCACGCATTAGGGCTAGAAGAAGGTGCCCTGTTCCTATTACATCATTTTTCAATGCTTTAGTTTCTAAATGAACAAGTTTCAAAACGCGTTCTGCCGATTTAAGCAAGTTTACATTTTCGATATCGTTTATTGGTAAAACTACATCTGTACGAACCTTATCTTCAATCGATTTTTTGAGGGTGTCAATATTTACATCCAAATCATTAAGAATTTCAATAGCGACACCTGTTCCTTCTCTAATAATACCTAGTAGCAAATGTTCGGCACCAATTGACTGGTTGCCAAGTCGTATTGCTTCCTCTTTGCTGTAAGTTATTACGTTTTTAATTTTATCGCTGAATTTTAAATCCATACGGTCAAATTTTTAAAGTACTTAATTGTCTATCAAACCCTTATACAAAAAGAATTTTGAAGACAAACATAATTGTAAGATAATTCTTTTTTTGTACTTTTATCTATAACGAATAAGATTAATAATTGTTGAAAATCATTTGCTAAACGCAATGATTTTAACGGCTAATTGAGTACCTTAGCGAACCAAATTTGCCAATACTAGAGAGATAATACAATATGAGTCAAGGAGAAAAGATCATTAAAATCAACATTGAAGAGGAGATGAAGACCGCTTACATCGACTATTCTATGTCGGTTATTGTGGCTCGTGCACTCCCAGATGTTCGAGATGGACTTAAGCCAGTCCATAGACGAGTCCTTTTCGGGATGAATGAACTAGGAGTTTACTCAAATCGTCCTTATAAAAAATCCGCTAGAATTGTAGGGGAAGTTCTCGGAAAATTTCACCCTCATGGGGATACCTCTGTTTACGATGCAATGGTTCGTATGGCTCAGGAATGGTCTATGCGTTATCCTCTTGTCGAAGGACAGGGTAACTTTGGTTCAGTTGACGGAGACAGCCCTGCTGCAATGCGTTATACCGAAGCGCGCCTTAAAAAGTTGGCAGAAGAGGCTCTCGCTGATCTTGAAAAAAACACAGTAGATTTTAAGCCAAACTTTGACGATACTCTTGAAGAGCCTGTTGTTCTTCCTTCAAAAATACCGATGCTCCTTTTAAATGGTTCATCAGGCATTGCTGTAGGCATGGCGACCAATATGGCTCCTCACAATCTTTCTGAGATCGTAGATGCTACTTGCGCTTACATCGATAATAATGATATTACCATTGAAGAGTTGATGGCATATATCAAAGCACCAGATTTTCCAACTGGAGGCATAATTTACGGTTATCAAGGTGTTAGAGATGCATTTGAAACAGGTAAAGGTAAAGTCGTACTTCGCTCAAAAACAGAAATTGAGGTAACCGAATCGGGCCGTGAAAAGATCATCGTTACTGAAATTCCATATATGGTTAATAAGGCTGAAATGATTAAAAAAATTGCAGACCTTATCAACGATAAGAAAATTGAAGGAATATCTTACATAAACGATGAGTCAGATCGTACTGGAATGCGCATTGTAATCATCCTTAAAAAGGATGCAGTTGCTAATGTTGTACTCAACAATCTATATAAGCACACACAACTTCAATCGTCATTCCCAATCAACAACATTGCATTGGTAGATGGCCGTCCTAGAATACTTAGCATTAAACAGTTAATAAAATACTTCGTTCGTCACCGTCATGAGGTAATAATTAGACGTACTCAATTTGAACTCGATCAAGCAGAAAAGCGTGCACATATCCTCGAAGGGTTGCTGAAGGCGCTGGATCATCTTGATGAAGTTATCTCCATCATCCGCAATTCAAAAACTCCAGATGAAGCACAAAATACTCTTGTCGAAAGACTTGAACTAAGTGAAATACAAGCACGTGCAATCATTGATATGCGCTTGAGGAGTTTAACTGGTCTTGAACGTGAAAAACTTCAAAGCGAGTACGATGAACTTCTCATACTTATAAACCACTTACGCGCAATTCTTGCTGATCCACTTCTTCAAATGCAAGTTATTAAAGACGAACTTATTGAAATTAAAGAAAAGTATGGGGATGAACGTAGGACAGAGATAATTCTTAATGCAGAGGAGTTTAATCCTGAAGATTTCTATGCAGACGAAGATGTTGTGATTACAATCTCGCACTTAGGCTACATTAAGCGTACTCCACTTACCGAATATCGTACGCAATCGAGAGGAGGAGTAGGATCAAAAGGTAGTACTACACGTGACGAAGACTTCATAGAACATATTTATGTAACCAGCATGCACAATACCATGCTCTTCTTTACAGAAAATGGAAGATGTTACTGGTTAAAAGTCTACGATATCCCCGAAGGAACTAAAGCCTCAAAAGGAAGAGCGATACAGAACGTACTGAATATTGAGCCAAACGACAAGGTAAAAGCGTATATGAATGTAAAAAGGCTCACCGAAAAAGAATACGTTGAAAACAATTATATTGTTCTATGTACCAAAAAGGGTATTATTAAGAAGACAAAACTTGAAGCATACTCACGTCCTAGAACCAATGGCGTAAATGCTATTACCATTAAAGATGGTGACCAACTTCTTGAAGCATTGCTGACCAATGGAAGTAACGAAATTTTGATAGCATCTCGTGAAGGTAAAGCAATACGCTTTAATGAAGAAAAGATTCGAGCAATAGGTCGTACAGGAGCAGGTGTAAAAGCAATAGCCATTTCTGAAAACGATGAAGTTATTGGTATGGTTTGCGTTGACAATCAAGACGAAGAAAATATTCTCGTGGTGTCTGAAAATGGATTTGGAAAACGATCACAACTCGATGAGTATCGAGTTACCAACCGAGGAGGCAAGGGTGTACGCACCATGAATATCACAGAGAAAACGGGCATGCTTATAGCAATAAAGAATGTCACCGATCAGAATGACTTGATGATAATTAATAAGTCTGGATTAACAATTCGCCTTGCAATTGCAGATATTCGCGTTACAGGTAGAGCAACACAAGGAGTGAAGTTAATAAATCTGAGAAACAATGATTCAATAGCTTCTGTTGCTAGTGTTCCCAAGTCGGAAGATAAAGAAGAGGAACTTCAGGAAGGAATAGAAATCTCTGGCTTTTTAGGAGATTCCAAAGAACAAGAATAAATCAACACAAATTTAATACTTTGTTACCCATGAAAAAGTTCACTTTTGCAATTGCATTAGCATTTGCATTTAATTTGGGCTTTGCTCAAAAGGATTATAGTCCTGAATCTGTTAAAGCAAAGGCCGAGAAAAGCAATTATGATATTGCTGATACAAAAGCAGGCGCTAGCTATAAAACATGGTTAAAAAGGGCAGAGGTTTTTGGTGAAATCTCTGAAGCACCACTTGCTGGCGCATATCCAGGAATGTCTGATAAAGAAGCAGACCTATTAATAGGTAAACCAACCACCACTTCAAATGTAGAGGTTAATGGCAAGGCTTTAACAAAAATGGAATACCCTTACGTTGATCTTTTCTTCGAAGGAGGAAAACTTCTTTACTGGAACATAAAGAATTCTGGCGTTGAGAAGCCATTAGTAACAGGGTTTGAAGCAATTGAAAAAGCAATAAGCCTTGATCCTAAAGCGTCAAAAAAAGCAAAAGATCTTTATACCACCTATAAAAGTTACTTCTTTAAGAAGGCAAACAATGCATACAATGCTTCCAATAAAGCCGAAGCAGCAGAAAACTATGGATATGCATATCAATGCAGTGCAAATCAGTCTGTAAATGCACCAGACACAGCTTCTTCTTACTATGCTGCTTATGCATTCATAGAAGCTAGCAATTTCAACCAAGCCATTAAGTATGCTCAAATCTGCCTAGATAACAAATGCAACCAAAATGGGGATGTATATCGAATTATAGGAGAAGCTTACATGGGGGAGGCAAAAGATACTGTAAAAAATCCTGCAAAATCTAAAGAGGCTTACGCAAAATCTAAAGAGGCTTACCTAAAAGGATCAGAACTCTATCCTTCAAATACAGCTAATATTTTTGGAATCATTAATCTTTACATTAGCCAAAATGAGGATCCAAAAAATGTTTTACCTTACATTGATAAAGCTATAGGACTCGATCCAAAAAATCCATCACTTTTCTTTGTAAAAGCTTCGTTCTACGAAAAAATCAACGAACCCGAAAATGCAATTGCATCGTACAATAAAGCAATTGAGCTAAATCCAAAGTATTTTGAGGGATGGTGTAACCTCGGTGTAGTATACTACAATATTGGGGTTAAGTATTATGATCAATCAAACAAGGTTGATGTTAACAACCAAAAAGAATATGATAGATTGATAAAGCTTGGCGATGAGAATCATAAAATTGCTTTACAAAAATTCCTTCAAGCCTACAGCATTAATCCAAAAGATAAGTTTGTAGTTGAGAACATCAAGAATATCTACTTCCGATTTAGAAACGAAAGCGAAGATATGAAGAAGAAGTGTGAAGAATTTACTAATATACTTCAGTCTCTATAAAGCAAAAAAAGAGAGGAAACCAACCTCTCTTTTTTGCACCCTTTCTTCTTAACATAATATACATTATAGGACATATATTGAAGTAGCACAATATATGAATGAAACAACGCATTCACTCTTTTATAGTTTATTTAATGTCGCAAATAGTTATAAAAAATTCTATCAAAAATTGAAGATCTTTTTTCTGTTTTGGTATTGATTCAATATTAATTTTTGATGTATTATTGCAGTTGAATTCAAGGACAACAGATCATTGTATGGAAAGAAAGACTGCTAATAAAAAAAGAGTAGTAACTAGCTACAAGAATTTATCACCCGAGATTCTTGAGGAAGTAAAGAAGAAGTATCCTAACGGATGGAATGACTTTGTAATCAAAGTTGAAAAGCCTGGAGGTAACTACTTCTATGCTATTACGCTAGATACTCCAGATGTAAGCTATCTTATCAAGGTTGATGTTAAGATAGATAATCGCATTAAGGGTGAAGACGAGGATAAGGATATTTTCGGAGGTGACGATTCTGAATCTGAAACTAACGAATTCCCCGATTCTGCAGACGATTCATATGATGAGAATGACGATTAAATAAGAAGAGCGAGAATTTCTCGCTCTTCTTATTTAACATAAACAACATTGGCTGATTTTGATTTAACTTCCCCTACAATCCAACCATTCAGATTCCCATTTTTCAGCAATTCAATAGCCGAAATCGCCAGATTCTCATCGATTCCAAATAGAAGACCACCTGATGTTTGGGCATCAAAAATAAGCATCTTTTCTTCATAAGAAAGGCTATTTGAAAAGTCTACCTCATCTCCCAAAAACTCTCGATTCCTAAAAGAAGCCCCAGGAATACAACCCGTTTCATAAATCAGCTTCACCCCACTAAAGTAAGGCAGCTGGTCTTGGTAAATTTCTATACTTACATTGCTAGCCTTTGCCATCCTAAATGCATGTCCACCTAAACCAAAACCTGTGATATCAGTTCCTCCCGTAGGACTAAATTCATTCAATACATTTAATGAGCGAGCATTTAAGGTAGACATAGACACTAATATCTCATCGATCTGTTCTTTAGATGCTAATCCTACACGTTGAGCAGCCTGAATGGCTCCCGTTCCAAGTGGCTTTGTAAGAATCAACTTTTGACCAACTTTTAACCCTGAATTTGTAATTATTCGATTAGGATTAACTCTCCCGACAACGGCCATACCATACTTTGGAACTGCATCATCGATAGTATGCCCTCCTAGAATTGCGACACCAGCCTCAAGTGCTATTTCATTTCCGCCTCGAATAATTTCAGCCAATCCTTCGACTGGCAGAGTAGACGGATACATATTAATATTCAGCGCCATAAAAGGAACACCTCCCATGGCATATACATCACTTAGCGAGTTAGCAGCTGCTATCTTTCCAAACGTAAATGGATCGGAGCAAATTGGAGGGAAAAAATCGGTAGTAAATATTAATGCAAGGTCATCGGATATTTTGTACACCCCGGCGTCATCATGCAAAGAATTATCGACTAAAATATTGGGATCGTTAAACAAAGGGAAGCTGGCAAGTAGCTTATCCAACTCCTTTGCGGATAACTTTGCGGAACAGCCACCATATTCGACAGTCGTTAGGAGATCTATCATTTCTCAATTTCTATTTTATGAAACAAAATATCTTTACTATTCAGTAGCATACAAGCATTAGCAGAATCTTCATCGCTTACTTGTACGCACATCCCACACTCGCTAGAAACATTTGTTGGTACAGGACGAATTACTACGTTTAATCCGGCTTCTACCAATAGCTTTTCTACCTTGATTACGGTTCTTACATTCTTAAAAAGGAAAATCATAAAGCTAAGATATACCCTCCAATACATTATAGAGGTTTTCGAAATCGAGCGTGGTGTGAAATGGTGATATAGAGAATCGGACTGAACCATTGGGAAATGTTCCCAATGCCTTATGGGCAAATGGTGCACAATGCAATCCACTTCGAACCTGAATATCATACTTGCGATCCAAAACATACGCCAACTCGTCGTTGCTTTTGCCCCTATGCCTTAATGAGAAGAGTTCAGACTGGTTTTCTCTATTTTGAGCACAATAGACCTCGTAAGCCTTTAGCTGCTCGATCTTTTCAAGAAGCAGGTAAAAGTCTTCTTGCGAATGCAGAGACTTCAAATTCGCGGTTAAAGCTCCATATAGCCCAAATATCCCCAATGAATTGGGTGTTCCGGCTTCAAACTTATCGGGATTGTAAGGAGGCATTAACTCCGATTCGGAGTTGCTGCCTGTTCCTCCATACTTATATGGAGGAAGATTTGAGGGATTGTTAGCGTAAAATGCTCCAACACCCGTAGGTCCTAAAAGCCCTTTATGGGCTGTAAAAAAGAGGTAATCGACTCCCCATTCGTTGGCTTTAACTGGAACTTTGCCAGCCGATTGTGACGCATCTAAAAGAAGGGGTATATCGCCTATGGCATTCTTGATTTCTCTGATATTCTGAATAACTCCATTAACGTTGCTGACATGGTTAACAATAACCATGTCAACCGTTGAGTCGACCATGGATTTAAGCTGATCAATGTCTATTAATCCGTCGCTAAAATGGGGTACTATACTACATTCAAGGCCAATAGATTCTTTTAAGTGATGAAGCGGTCGTGTAACCGCATTGTGGCTCATCGAGTCAACTAATACGCGCTTATTCTTGAAGGCAAATCCGCTTAGAACTGCATTTGAGCCTTCGGTAGCAGAGCTGCAGAACACCAGATTTTCGGGTTCGGCAATTCCCATAAGCGACGAGAGCAAATCGCGGGTTTCCTCCACGACTCTTGCAACTTCGATGCTTTTGCGATGTCCTGCACGCCCATACGTTCCCCCAGAGGCGAGATACTTTTCTATCCATTCGCCGACCTCTTTGGGCTTCGGAAAACTTGTTGACGCATTGTCGAAGTATCCGTTCATTGCTACGGTTTTACAATTTTGAGGGGGGAATTTAGCCGATTAAGAATGTAGTACATGTTTGATATTTCGCCCACGACCAACTTGTCTTTAATGCCATAGAAATCGACACAGGTGCCGCAAAGGGTAATCTTAATGCCCTTATCCTTCAACTTTTTAAGGTACTCACAGAAAATGGATTCGCTGGAAGCCAGGGTTACTCCGCTGTTGTAGCAGATAACCTCGACGGGTAAGGTTTCATTTTCGGAAAGTGCGGTTAGAAATCCCTTTAGGAGAATGGCGCCAAGGTCGCTACTGCCCTGCCCCATTTCGGTTTTATCGAGAACTACAATGTAGCCCGATTCGCTTGGTGAAGCACAGTAAGGTTCTGGCTGTTTGAGCGGAGCAACGGCGGTTTTACTTCCCGTCGTTATGGTGGATATCTTTCCATTGCGAACAACCGAAAACTCTATCCCATTGTCGGCGAGGTACGATTCGAGGTTAGCGCACGAGGTTTCGTTATCAATTGTAATTACCAGAACCTCGTTAGGATGCTCGACAAGCGCCTTTTTGGTGTTTATGAGGGGGAGCGGACACTTTTGCCCGATACAGCTTACTTCTACCATTTTTATTTGCAAATATAGCAGAATTGCCCTATTCTGCTCGCCCCAAAATGCTTGGCTAGAGGTTTTGCAGGGAGTCGAGCTGATTGGTAAACGACCAGAGTTTGGCATTCGGCCAGGTTTGAACCTTGCTGACGGAACGGTGCACCACGGCATCGATGATGTGGGGTAGCTTGTTGCCGGCTCTGGTGCTTGTATTGGAGAGGAACACCCACGAGAGGCCATTCTTCTCCTTTACCACCATAGCCGAGGTTCCGGACAGCGAGCCGCTTCGCCAGTAGCGTCCGTTGTTGTCGGAGCCAATCCAGCCCAAGGGTTGCACGTAGGTTTGGCGGGTG
This window of the uncultured Acetobacteroides sp. genome carries:
- the gyrA gene encoding DNA gyrase subunit A; translation: MSQGEKIIKINIEEEMKTAYIDYSMSVIVARALPDVRDGLKPVHRRVLFGMNELGVYSNRPYKKSARIVGEVLGKFHPHGDTSVYDAMVRMAQEWSMRYPLVEGQGNFGSVDGDSPAAMRYTEARLKKLAEEALADLEKNTVDFKPNFDDTLEEPVVLPSKIPMLLLNGSSGIAVGMATNMAPHNLSEIVDATCAYIDNNDITIEELMAYIKAPDFPTGGIIYGYQGVRDAFETGKGKVVLRSKTEIEVTESGREKIIVTEIPYMVNKAEMIKKIADLINDKKIEGISYINDESDRTGMRIVIILKKDAVANVVLNNLYKHTQLQSSFPINNIALVDGRPRILSIKQLIKYFVRHRHEVIIRRTQFELDQAEKRAHILEGLLKALDHLDEVISIIRNSKTPDEAQNTLVERLELSEIQARAIIDMRLRSLTGLEREKLQSEYDELLILINHLRAILADPLLQMQVIKDELIEIKEKYGDERRTEIILNAEEFNPEDFYADEDVVITISHLGYIKRTPLTEYRTQSRGGVGSKGSTTRDEDFIEHIYVTSMHNTMLFFTENGRCYWLKVYDIPEGTKASKGRAIQNVLNIEPNDKVKAYMNVKRLTEKEYVENNYIVLCTKKGIIKKTKLEAYSRPRTNGVNAITIKDGDQLLEALLTNGSNEILIASREGKAIRFNEEKIRAIGRTGAGVKAIAISENDEVIGMVCVDNQDEENILVVSENGFGKRSQLDEYRVTNRGGKGVRTMNITEKTGMLIAIKNVTDQNDLMIINKSGLTIRLAIADIRVTGRATQGVKLINLRNNDSIASVASVPKSEDKEEELQEGIEISGFLGDSKEQE
- a CDS encoding tetratricopeptide repeat protein, yielding MKKFTFAIALAFAFNLGFAQKDYSPESVKAKAEKSNYDIADTKAGASYKTWLKRAEVFGEISEAPLAGAYPGMSDKEADLLIGKPTTTSNVEVNGKALTKMEYPYVDLFFEGGKLLYWNIKNSGVEKPLVTGFEAIEKAISLDPKASKKAKDLYTTYKSYFFKKANNAYNASNKAEAAENYGYAYQCSANQSVNAPDTASSYYAAYAFIEASNFNQAIKYAQICLDNKCNQNGDVYRIIGEAYMGEAKDTVKNPAKSKEAYAKSKEAYLKGSELYPSNTANIFGIINLYISQNEDPKNVLPYIDKAIGLDPKNPSLFFVKASFYEKINEPENAIASYNKAIELNPKYFEGWCNLGVVYYNIGVKYYDQSNKVDVNNQKEYDRLIKLGDENHKIALQKFLQAYSINPKDKFVVENIKNIYFRFRNESEDMKKKCEEFTNILQSL
- the selD gene encoding selenide, water dikinase SelD, whose translation is MIDLLTTVEYGGCSAKLSAKELDKLLASFPLFNDPNILVDNSLHDDAGVYKISDDLALIFTTDFFPPICSDPFTFGKIAAANSLSDVYAMGGVPFMALNINMYPSTLPVEGLAEIIRGGNEIALEAGVAILGGHTIDDAVPKYGMAVVGRVNPNRIITNSGLKVGQKLILTKPLGTGAIQAAQRVGLASKEQIDEILVSMSTLNARSLNVLNEFSPTGGTDITGFGLGGHAFRMAKASNVSIEIYQDQLPYFSGVKLIYETGCIPGASFRNREFLGDEVDFSNSLSYEEKMLIFDAQTSGGLLFGIDENLAISAIELLKNGNLNGWIVGEVKSKSANVVYVK
- a CDS encoding aminotransferase class V-fold PLP-dependent enzyme, giving the protein MNGYFDNASTSFPKPKEVGEWIEKYLASGGTYGRAGHRKSIEVARVVEETRDLLSSLMGIAEPENLVFCSSATEGSNAVLSGFAFKNKRVLVDSMSHNAVTRPLHHLKESIGLECSIVPHFSDGLIDIDQLKSMVDSTVDMVIVNHVSNVNGVIQNIREIKNAIGDIPLLLDASQSAGKVPVKANEWGVDYLFFTAHKGLLGPTGVGAFYANNPSNLPPYKYGGTGSNSESELMPPYNPDKFEAGTPNSLGIFGLYGALTANLKSLHSQEDFYLLLEKIEQLKAYEVYCAQNRENQSELFSLRHRGKSNDELAYVLDRKYDIQVRSGLHCAPFAHKALGTFPNGSVRFSISPFHTTLDFENLYNVLEGIS
- the yedF gene encoding sulfurtransferase-like selenium metabolism protein YedF; this translates as MVEVSCIGQKCPLPLINTKKALVEHPNEVLVITIDNETSCANLESYLADNGIEFSVVRNGKISTITTGSKTAVAPLKQPEPYCASPSESGYIVVLDKTEMGQGSSDLGAILLKGFLTALSENETLPVEVICYNSGVTLASSESIFCEYLKKLKDKGIKITLCGTCVDFYGIKDKLVVGEISNMYYILNRLNSPLKIVKP